One segment of Geomonas ferrireducens DNA contains the following:
- the kdpC gene encoding potassium-transporting ATPase subunit KdpC encodes MVRVRETSPPALLLFIAFTVICGGIYPLLVTGIAQAVFSKQAAGSFITDGTRREVGSRLLGQPFSDDKYFWPRPPATSDFGYYPMGSSGSNAGLTNPDYLKTVAGRVQGLREAGVTWELPADLVQASGSGLDPQISPQSALVQVARVAKARGMGRERVGKVVREHTEGRQFGFLGEPRVNVLELNLALDAAK; translated from the coding sequence TTGGTCAGGGTCAGAGAAACATCCCCACCGGCCCTACTCCTGTTCATCGCCTTCACCGTCATCTGCGGGGGAATCTACCCCCTGCTGGTTACCGGCATCGCCCAGGCAGTCTTCTCGAAACAGGCGGCGGGAAGCTTCATCACCGACGGAACCAGACGCGAGGTGGGTTCCCGGTTGCTCGGCCAGCCCTTCTCTGATGATAAGTACTTCTGGCCCCGTCCCCCGGCAACCAGCGACTTCGGGTATTACCCGATGGGGTCCAGCGGCTCCAATGCGGGTCTCACCAACCCCGACTACCTGAAGACGGTGGCGGGCCGGGTGCAAGGGCTCAGGGAGGCCGGTGTCACCTGGGAACTCCCCGCGGACCTGGTGCAGGCCTCCGGCAGCGGGCTTGATCCGCAGATCTCCCCCCAGAGCGCGCTGGTGCAGGTCGCGCGGGTGGCCAAGGCGCGGGGAATGGGCAGAGAAAGGGTGGGAAAGGTGGTCCGGGAGCACACCGAGGGACGCCAGTTTGGCTTTTTGGGCGAGCCGCGGGTGAACGTGCTGGAGCTGAACTTGGCCTTGGACGCGGCGAAGTGA
- a CDS encoding nSTAND1 domain-containing NTPase — translation MFFEQHVAAYWLAQLLVRGIPPILIETIVTEVHFQTEHLGWHTDDFLIVCEGPAAVLQKLVGQVKRSFTVSAGDEECKKAIRDFWQDFNNPASFTPAQDRLVLVTLRGTNTLLQHFVGLLDCARAARDGGEFEHRLATKGFISNKAVQYCGELCKIIGAFEGTAIAAADLWPFLRRLHVLSLDLNSSTRQTEALIKYLLAHTTTDGNAAGLASASWNALLALASTAMSEAISLRRADLPEELQHRHGSVGAKEQHILRALKDHTAPVIRRIRSTIGQDFHLQRAALVQQVLCELETAQVVLVSGPAGSGKSAIGKDVVSHLSQECFIFGFRVEEFAQAHIDATLHVAQIPTNAEVLAAILATQGRKVVLIESVERLLEKSTRDAFSDLMTMAAADRGMCIILTCRDYSTEQVRTSFLQPVGINHAVVSVPPLEDAELAEIEMALPQLVYPLKNPALRDILRNPYLLDKALEIPWSAERPVPVSEREFRTLFWRQVVRSDQGGATGMARRREEVFQKIAVRRARALSAFVVCNDLDPAVVASLRQDSLIVQSDENPSLLATSHDVLEDWAILQWLDEQHLTDKGAFQALSVAVGAHPAIRRSYRKWVAELVEREPPAADRLFLAAITETEITAQFRDDTLISLLKAPSAPEFLVRHEPQLLANNLIIFKRVIHLLRVACVASPTWLPPGTGHGSVFNVPDGPAWVTVLMLVHRNIRSFTQKERPLLLGLIEDSVRNVSWWSPEMDGAEFAAGIGHWLLAGFDGYRSAEARKRVLKVLAKIPKADAARFEALLRGVVELGQRRDWTAEDLRQIVFTGPDGMPAARDLPDVFVSVAADHFLATDEGVRDRSFRGSLMLETHFGIKDGLRHDFFPASALRGPWLPFLRHHARQGLDFLIKVFNHSADWYIHPRVHDPLEPAWEIELTFADGTTKKHFGNPRFWNLYRGTSVGPYVLQSLLMALETWLLEYAGKYPEQLDAALVYILSESDSAALAAVVASVATAYPHVSEEAILVLLSASDYIMFDRARMAGEQQASALLGIFPQFNADNKLHVEDRKVANALPHRSKDLETAVANLQLGPLATRVHAILDRHIAALPPKSEQDKSDLIWQLAIHRMDFRQYTVSETSEEEALADATTEGESPRYLKLEPKAPEPEVQAMVEESAAQHAAMGARLGVLMWGIESFERKSGNFDPSRWHENLEKSRIMDLECELPDGSRNGPGVVAAVCVRDHWDDMSAEQRDWCVDIVCFEILRHANRWNQMERTQRFSMAADRPSAAVVPLLLGKPLTEQQMLNVRRAFVAALTYPNDEVRWYATWAIDRSFWDIHRALALRCANAIATEAALISKAWEVEEKKSYEQRRNFDQVTAEAASTVRQRFWEDGAIAEDAHRTVDMSEGFGAEAIGRMLAILGQVPEDPMAVDAFARASRTLVQWRNTDDGERRNDRNFEAESTLATILQQFVMRATPAAALEVLQPVLDAVDSHPREIYSIVEGLTVIEDSNPNTAQYWYLWGLFANRVERASWVAWLDREHPVGREMLSAIFLTSWWKENVRHWRSLEGYADKVHALFEALPASWIVLDDYLRFLYHIGERSLPGAFIRVAKSIKSGNAQAMLAKDNTVFLLEVLLQRHVYGRPLELKREPDLRGAILLLLDILVENGSSAGFRMRDDFVTPAS, via the coding sequence ATGTTCTTCGAGCAGCACGTCGCTGCATACTGGCTCGCACAGTTGCTCGTGCGTGGTATTCCGCCGATACTGATCGAGACGATCGTGACTGAGGTCCACTTCCAGACAGAGCACCTCGGCTGGCATACGGACGACTTTTTAATTGTTTGCGAAGGCCCAGCAGCAGTTCTCCAGAAACTGGTCGGCCAGGTAAAACGCAGCTTTACTGTCAGTGCCGGAGACGAGGAATGCAAGAAAGCCATCCGGGATTTCTGGCAGGATTTCAATAATCCGGCCAGCTTCACTCCGGCACAGGATCGCTTGGTACTGGTTACACTACGAGGTACCAACACGCTGCTCCAGCATTTTGTGGGTCTACTGGACTGTGCCCGCGCGGCGCGAGATGGCGGGGAGTTTGAGCATCGGCTGGCAACAAAAGGCTTTATTTCTAACAAGGCAGTGCAATATTGCGGAGAACTCTGCAAGATCATAGGCGCATTTGAGGGGACAGCTATAGCGGCGGCAGACCTCTGGCCGTTCTTACGACGACTCCATGTCCTTAGCCTGGACCTGAATTCATCCACACGACAGACAGAAGCCCTTATCAAATACCTCCTGGCCCACACAACAACCGACGGTAACGCCGCTGGCCTCGCAAGCGCCTCCTGGAATGCCTTGCTTGCTCTTGCAAGCACTGCGATGTCGGAGGCAATCAGTCTACGCCGCGCTGATCTGCCAGAAGAGCTGCAACATCGTCATGGGTCCGTCGGGGCGAAGGAGCAACACATCTTACGCGCCCTGAAGGATCATACCGCACCGGTCATCCGCAGAATCCGTTCAACGATCGGGCAGGACTTTCACCTGCAACGCGCTGCTCTCGTGCAGCAGGTTCTCTGCGAGTTGGAGACCGCCCAGGTAGTACTGGTGTCCGGACCCGCAGGTAGCGGGAAATCTGCCATCGGTAAGGACGTTGTTTCCCATCTCTCGCAAGAATGCTTTATCTTTGGGTTTCGGGTGGAAGAATTCGCTCAGGCACATATCGACGCAACGCTGCATGTGGCTCAGATTCCGACTAATGCCGAGGTTCTCGCAGCGATTCTTGCCACGCAAGGCCGCAAGGTGGTTTTGATCGAAAGTGTCGAGCGCCTACTCGAGAAATCAACGCGTGATGCCTTCAGCGATCTCATGACAATGGCGGCAGCTGACCGTGGTATGTGCATCATCCTCACATGCCGTGACTATTCGACTGAGCAGGTGCGCACGAGCTTCCTGCAGCCTGTAGGGATCAATCATGCGGTGGTGAGCGTGCCACCGCTGGAGGACGCTGAGCTAGCAGAGATTGAAATGGCGCTTCCGCAGCTTGTTTACCCCCTGAAGAATCCAGCCTTACGCGACATCCTGCGTAACCCCTACTTACTCGACAAGGCGTTAGAGATACCGTGGTCGGCGGAGCGACCGGTTCCGGTCAGCGAGCGGGAATTCCGGACACTCTTCTGGCGACAGGTCGTTCGGTCTGACCAAGGTGGGGCGACAGGAATGGCACGAAGGCGTGAAGAGGTCTTTCAAAAAATTGCTGTGCGCCGTGCCCGGGCACTTTCCGCCTTCGTGGTGTGCAATGATTTGGACCCTGCAGTCGTAGCGTCCCTAAGACAAGACTCCCTCATCGTCCAATCCGACGAGAACCCGTCCCTATTGGCAACATCGCACGACGTCTTAGAAGACTGGGCGATCTTGCAGTGGTTGGATGAACAACATCTAACCGACAAGGGAGCCTTCCAAGCTCTGTCCGTTGCAGTCGGCGCACACCCTGCCATTCGTCGCTCCTACCGAAAGTGGGTTGCCGAGCTTGTAGAGCGCGAACCTCCTGCCGCAGACCGTCTGTTCCTTGCTGCGATCACTGAAACCGAAATCACTGCGCAGTTTCGCGATGATACACTCATATCACTTCTAAAAGCACCATCAGCGCCGGAGTTCCTCGTACGACATGAACCCCAGCTCCTGGCTAACAACCTGATCATCTTCAAGCGGGTGATTCATTTACTCCGCGTCGCCTGCGTGGCAAGTCCCACCTGGCTGCCACCTGGAACCGGGCACGGGTCAGTGTTCAATGTGCCGGACGGCCCCGCGTGGGTGACGGTCCTGATGTTGGTGCATCGCAACATTCGCAGTTTCACCCAAAAGGAGCGCCCACTTCTTCTCGGACTGATCGAGGATTCTGTCCGCAATGTCAGTTGGTGGTCGCCGGAAATGGACGGCGCAGAATTCGCCGCTGGCATTGGTCATTGGCTCCTGGCCGGTTTCGACGGCTACCGATCCGCAGAAGCGCGAAAGCGCGTGCTCAAAGTGCTAGCAAAGATCCCTAAAGCCGATGCAGCTCGCTTCGAGGCTCTTCTGCGCGGGGTAGTTGAACTAGGACAGCGGCGGGATTGGACTGCAGAAGATCTTCGCCAAATCGTGTTCACCGGGCCGGATGGCATGCCCGCCGCGCGTGACCTACCGGATGTTTTTGTCTCCGTCGCGGCCGACCACTTCCTCGCCACAGATGAAGGAGTCCGGGATCGATCCTTCCGAGGCTCTCTCATGCTTGAAACGCACTTCGGCATCAAGGACGGCCTGCGGCACGATTTCTTTCCTGCCAGCGCTCTTCGCGGCCCTTGGCTACCTTTTCTGCGCCATCATGCCCGCCAAGGTCTCGACTTTTTGATCAAAGTCTTCAACCACAGTGCAGACTGGTACATCCACCCGCGGGTGCACGACCCACTTGAGCCCGCATGGGAGATTGAACTGACCTTTGCCGATGGGACCACCAAGAAACACTTCGGTAACCCACGGTTCTGGAACCTGTACCGGGGCACGTCGGTCGGCCCTTATGTTCTTCAGTCACTACTGATGGCCCTCGAGACCTGGTTGCTCGAGTACGCAGGAAAGTACCCTGAGCAACTTGATGCAGCGCTGGTGTACATCTTGTCCGAGAGCGACTCGGCCGCGCTGGCCGCAGTCGTTGCCAGTGTCGCCACGGCCTATCCGCATGTATCAGAGGAGGCGATTCTAGTTCTCCTCAGCGCTTCCGATTACATTATGTTTGATCGCGCCAGAATGGCAGGAGAGCAGCAAGCCTCTGCACTATTAGGAATATTCCCGCAATTCAATGCAGACAACAAATTGCACGTTGAGGATCGCAAGGTAGCCAATGCCCTGCCGCATCGCAGCAAGGATCTGGAAACTGCAGTTGCCAATCTCCAGCTGGGTCCGCTTGCCACGCGTGTGCACGCGATCCTTGACCGACACATCGCCGCTCTCCCCCCGAAATCAGAACAGGACAAGTCAGATTTAATCTGGCAACTAGCGATTCATCGGATGGACTTCCGCCAGTACACCGTCTCCGAAACGAGCGAAGAAGAGGCTCTTGCTGATGCTACTACCGAAGGGGAGTCTCCGCGCTATCTGAAGCTTGAACCTAAGGCACCGGAACCGGAGGTGCAGGCAATGGTCGAGGAAAGTGCGGCCCAACACGCCGCAATGGGCGCGAGACTTGGTGTCCTTATGTGGGGGATTGAGTCGTTCGAGCGCAAAAGCGGAAACTTTGACCCGTCACGATGGCACGAAAACCTCGAAAAATCCCGGATAATGGACCTAGAGTGTGAGCTACCTGACGGCAGCCGTAACGGTCCCGGTGTTGTCGCTGCCGTCTGTGTCCGCGACCACTGGGACGACATGTCTGCCGAGCAGCGGGACTGGTGCGTTGATATCGTTTGCTTCGAAATATTGCGCCACGCCAACCGGTGGAATCAGATGGAGCGGACACAACGATTCTCCATGGCGGCGGACCGCCCGAGCGCAGCGGTAGTCCCATTGCTTCTGGGCAAGCCACTGACAGAACAGCAAATGCTTAATGTCCGCCGAGCTTTCGTGGCAGCGCTGACTTACCCCAACGATGAAGTCCGGTGGTACGCAACGTGGGCCATCGACCGATCTTTTTGGGACATCCACCGCGCCTTAGCACTACGCTGCGCGAATGCGATCGCTACGGAGGCCGCCCTCATCAGCAAGGCTTGGGAGGTGGAAGAAAAAAAATCGTACGAACAGAGACGTAACTTCGACCAGGTTACCGCAGAGGCTGCGTCTACCGTGCGCCAACGATTCTGGGAGGACGGTGCAATCGCAGAGGATGCACACAGAACGGTGGACATGTCCGAAGGATTCGGGGCAGAGGCGATAGGGAGGATGCTTGCGATCCTTGGGCAAGTCCCGGAGGATCCTATGGCGGTGGACGCGTTCGCCCGTGCCAGCAGAACCCTAGTCCAATGGCGGAACACTGACGACGGCGAGCGCCGTAACGACCGCAATTTCGAAGCGGAATCAACTTTGGCGACGATTCTGCAGCAATTCGTCATGCGTGCCACGCCGGCAGCCGCGCTGGAAGTGTTACAGCCTGTGCTAGACGCAGTTGACAGTCATCCTCGCGAAATCTACTCCATAGTTGAAGGTTTGACGGTGATCGAGGACAGCAACCCGAACACGGCACAATACTGGTATCTGTGGGGGCTTTTTGCCAATCGCGTAGAACGTGCGAGCTGGGTCGCTTGGCTTGACAGGGAGCATCCGGTTGGCCGTGAGATGTTGTCGGCAATATTTCTTACATCTTGGTGGAAGGAAAACGTCAGGCATTGGAGAAGTCTGGAAGGCTACGCAGATAAAGTACACGCTCTTTTCGAAGCGTTACCAGCTTCGTGGATAGTCCTCGATGATTACCTGCGCTTCCTCTATCACATAGGCGAGCGGTCGCTTCCGGGAGCGTTCATTCGCGTCGCCAAGTCCATCAAGAGTGGAAATGCCCAAGCAATGCTCGCGAAGGACAATACCGTCTTTCTTCTCGAAGTGCTGCTGCAAAGGCATGTATATGGAAGGCCCCTAGAGCTGAAGCGCGAGCCTGATCTCCGGGGAGCGATCCTCCTTCTGCTCGACATCCTCGTTGAAAACGGATCGTCTGCGGGGTTCCGCATGAGGGACGACTTTGTGACACCAGCATCTTAA
- a CDS encoding recombinase family protein: MGLKIGYARVSTREQNLDGQVDMLNQVGCERLFTDKTSGITQHRPGWDDLMAYVRPGDTIVVAELSRMTRSLSHLLQLAQVLETKKINLTSLREAIDTTTATGRAFLAIMGAINQMERELKAERAAAGRAAAKARGRSGGRPKTDHATLERARILYETSDYSADEACKPLGIGRRTFFRYLEERRKTQAEAKPLD, from the coding sequence GTGGGTTTGAAAATCGGATATGCCAGGGTAAGCACGAGGGAGCAGAACCTGGATGGTCAGGTCGACATGTTGAATCAGGTTGGGTGCGAAAGGTTATTCACCGACAAGACAAGCGGGATTACGCAGCATCGGCCTGGTTGGGACGACCTGATGGCCTACGTCAGACCTGGGGACACCATCGTGGTCGCTGAGCTGAGTAGGATGACCAGGTCACTGTCTCACCTGCTGCAGTTAGCGCAGGTACTTGAAACGAAGAAAATCAATCTCACCTCACTCCGAGAGGCCATTGACACTACGACTGCCACTGGCAGGGCTTTCCTGGCGATCATGGGTGCCATCAATCAGATGGAGCGTGAATTAAAAGCCGAGCGCGCAGCTGCGGGCCGCGCTGCTGCTAAGGCCCGTGGGCGGTCTGGAGGCAGACCCAAGACCGACCACGCGACGCTGGAAAGGGCGCGGATACTTTACGAAACATCAGATTATTCTGCAGATGAGGCCTGCAAGCCACTCGGAATCGGGCGTCGCACTTTTTTTAGGTATCTGGAAGAAAGACGAAAAACACAGGCTGAAGCGAAGCCGCTCGATTGA
- a CDS encoding sensor histidine kinase yields MRTDEESRPSPETLLKVAQAEDALKGSGKLKIFLGYAAGVGKTYAMLEAARLRKRDGLDVVVGYVESHGRSETDLLLEGLEAIPKAEIEYLGVKLPELDLDRVLARRPQIALVDELAHSNAPGSRHEKRWQDVEELLAAAIDVYTTVNIQHFESLNDVVAQITGVVVRETVPDALLDLAVEIRLVDIPPEDLLQRLKEGKVYIPEKAALAAEKFFKPGNLMALRELSLRRAASRVDDQMRAYMESRSIAGPWPVADRVLVCVSGSPFSERLIRTTRRLADELKAPWHTAYVETPGGGKHAQENRERVWKDLRLAESLGAQVANLTGTSVSEALIDYAVRNHVTKIVVGKPAKPRWREFLRPPLVDQVIRLSGTIDIYVVSISAEPQSAKAAPAQEKGKHPWPGYLKSLVLVLVISLLCEPARHYLAPTNLVMFYLLAVVLAATRLGRQEAICTAFLSVLAFDFFFVPPRLTFVVADTQYFITFAALFTVGVVISTLVSQAKERAEAIREREVQTASLYYLSRDLAVASDLAGILDAMVKNIEESLGANLAVLLPEGERLVTSAASTGFSLGLKETAVADWAFCNCAPAGRGTETLGSAELLYLPLQTSGDVLGVVGLKFRHQHEFSSPLSRRLVQAFVTQVALAVERVQFAKQAEQAQILQARESLERALLNSISHDLRTPLVSISGALGVLRDRSTELLEEARQDLLDAAWEEAGRLNRFVGNLLDMTRLEAGALKLKLAPCDLQDLVGCALAALEPQLGRRSIEVLVPGELPLVRLDMVLMTQVLVNLLDNALKYSPRETPVEVSAAVSGDRVTIEVTDHGAGVPDQELGRIFNKFYRVPVPEGAGGTGLGLSICKGIVEAHGGSIRAENLAGGGLRSLVTLPVTESRSGGI; encoded by the coding sequence ATGAGAACCGATGAAGAATCCAGGCCGTCGCCCGAAACCTTACTTAAGGTGGCCCAGGCAGAGGATGCCCTGAAGGGGAGTGGGAAGCTGAAAATATTCCTCGGGTACGCCGCAGGGGTGGGCAAGACCTACGCCATGCTCGAGGCGGCGCGGCTGAGAAAGCGCGACGGGCTGGACGTGGTGGTCGGGTACGTGGAGTCCCACGGCCGTAGCGAGACCGATCTGCTCCTCGAGGGGCTCGAGGCCATCCCCAAGGCCGAGATCGAATACCTCGGGGTAAAGCTCCCCGAGCTGGACCTCGACCGGGTCCTGGCGCGCCGCCCCCAGATCGCCCTGGTGGACGAACTGGCCCACAGCAACGCCCCCGGCTCTCGCCACGAAAAGCGCTGGCAGGACGTGGAGGAACTTCTCGCCGCCGCGATTGACGTCTACACGACAGTCAACATCCAGCACTTCGAGAGCCTCAACGACGTGGTGGCCCAGATCACCGGCGTGGTGGTCCGGGAGACGGTCCCCGATGCGCTGCTCGACCTCGCCGTGGAGATCCGCCTGGTGGACATCCCCCCCGAGGACCTGCTGCAGCGGCTTAAGGAAGGGAAGGTCTACATCCCGGAGAAGGCGGCCCTGGCTGCGGAGAAGTTCTTCAAGCCGGGGAACCTGATGGCGCTGCGCGAGCTCTCCCTGCGCCGCGCCGCCTCGCGGGTCGACGACCAGATGCGCGCCTACATGGAATCCCGCTCCATCGCGGGGCCCTGGCCGGTGGCGGACCGGGTCCTGGTCTGCGTCAGCGGCAGCCCTTTTAGCGAGCGGCTGATCCGGACCACCAGGCGCCTAGCCGACGAGCTGAAGGCCCCCTGGCACACGGCCTACGTCGAGACCCCCGGCGGGGGGAAACACGCCCAGGAGAACCGCGAGCGGGTCTGGAAGGATTTGCGCCTTGCCGAGAGCCTGGGCGCGCAGGTCGCCAACCTCACCGGCACCTCCGTTTCCGAGGCGCTCATCGATTACGCGGTGCGCAACCACGTCACCAAGATCGTGGTAGGCAAGCCGGCCAAGCCCCGCTGGCGGGAGTTTCTGCGCCCCCCCTTGGTGGACCAGGTGATCCGCCTCTCCGGCACCATCGACATTTACGTGGTGAGCATTTCCGCCGAACCGCAGAGTGCCAAGGCCGCCCCGGCGCAGGAAAAGGGGAAGCACCCTTGGCCTGGCTACCTGAAGAGCCTGGTCCTGGTGCTGGTCATCTCGCTTTTGTGCGAACCGGCGCGGCACTACCTCGCCCCCACTAACCTAGTAATGTTCTACCTCCTCGCGGTGGTGCTGGCCGCCACCCGGCTCGGGCGCCAGGAGGCGATCTGCACCGCCTTCCTGAGTGTGCTCGCCTTTGATTTCTTCTTCGTCCCGCCGCGCCTGACCTTCGTGGTAGCCGACACCCAGTATTTCATCACCTTCGCCGCCCTGTTCACGGTCGGCGTGGTGATCAGCACCCTGGTCTCGCAGGCGAAGGAGCGCGCCGAGGCGATTCGGGAGCGCGAGGTGCAGACCGCGAGCCTGTACTACCTGAGCCGCGACCTGGCGGTTGCCTCCGATCTCGCCGGCATACTCGACGCCATGGTGAAGAACATTGAGGAGAGCCTGGGGGCCAACCTGGCCGTGCTACTGCCGGAGGGGGAGCGGCTGGTTACCAGCGCCGCCAGCACTGGCTTCAGCCTCGGGCTGAAAGAAACCGCTGTCGCCGACTGGGCCTTCTGCAACTGCGCACCGGCGGGCCGGGGGACCGAGACCCTGGGGTCTGCGGAGCTTCTCTACCTTCCGCTGCAGACCTCAGGGGATGTTCTCGGTGTCGTCGGGCTGAAATTCCGGCACCAGCACGAGTTCAGCTCCCCCTTGAGCCGGCGCCTGGTTCAGGCCTTCGTCACGCAGGTGGCGCTCGCCGTCGAGCGGGTGCAGTTCGCCAAGCAGGCCGAGCAGGCCCAGATTCTCCAGGCCCGGGAAAGTCTGGAGCGAGCCCTTCTGAACTCCATCTCCCACGACCTGCGCACGCCGCTGGTTTCCATCTCCGGAGCCCTTGGAGTGCTCAGGGACCGCTCCACTGAGCTCCTGGAGGAAGCGCGGCAGGACCTCCTTGACGCAGCTTGGGAGGAGGCGGGGAGGCTGAACCGCTTTGTGGGGAACCTGCTCGACATGACCCGCCTGGAGGCGGGCGCGCTCAAGCTCAAGCTGGCCCCCTGCGACCTGCAGGACCTGGTCGGATGCGCCTTGGCCGCGCTGGAACCGCAACTCGGCAGGCGCAGCATCGAGGTGCTGGTGCCGGGAGAACTCCCCTTGGTGAGGTTGGACATGGTGCTTATGACCCAGGTGCTGGTAAACCTCCTGGACAACGCCCTGAAGTACTCGCCCCGGGAGACCCCTGTGGAGGTCTCCGCCGCCGTCTCCGGAGACCGGGTCACCATAGAAGTGACCGACCACGGGGCCGGGGTCCCCGACCAGGAGCTAGGGCGCATCTTCAACAAGTTCTATCGAGTGCCGGTGCCCGAGGGAGCGGGCGGGACAGGCTTGGGACTCTCCATCTGCAAGGGGATCGTTGAGGCGCACGGAGGGAGCATCAGGGCCGAGAACCTCGCCGGCGGCGGGCTGAGGTCGCTGGTGACACTGCCGGTGACCGAAAGCAGGTCAGGGGGGATCTAG
- a CDS encoding APC family permease — MEQNLSAAKGSMFTRIVRAVFGAPKHLKDPQLFHKMSLIPVLAWVGLGADGLSSSSYGPEEAYRALGSHTYLAILLGIATALTVFIISYAYSRIIEHFPHGGGGYIVATHMLGEKAGVVSGAALLVDYVLTITISIAACTDALFSYVPAHLQHAKIAFSCILAVILIVMNIRGIKESVTVMAPIFLVFVITHLILLVDGVFTHADRIGPLTQNFHAGITHDISSIGLFGILMLFLRAYSLGGGTYTGIEAVSNGLMIMREPRVQTGKRTMVYMATSLAFTAGMLFLCYSLMGVKPVEGKTLNAVLADGLFAHWPMGGSLAFITIFSEGALLILAAQAGFVDGPRVMSNMAVDSWFPHRFAALSVRLTMRNGIILMGSAAITLLLYTGGSVSALVVMYSINVFLTFSLSQLGMSKFYIQRRSEDPQWVRHLSVHLVGLILCATILMITTIEKFTEGGWLTLLITSVVIACCYVIKGHYLSVRRGMAQLDEALLDFPTTGPVNEAAPARNDPTAIQLVSAYSGFGIHTLLSIVTTFPKTYKNVIFVSVAVIDSGSFKGAEEMEALESSARDGLAKYVDLARRLGFAADYRMVVATDVVESVVEACKEIGEEYPRSTVFTGQLTFRLEKFYHRMLHNETAFAIQRRLQWDGLTTVILPIRVSI; from the coding sequence ATGGAGCAGAACTTAAGTGCTGCCAAGGGCAGCATGTTCACCCGCATCGTCAGAGCCGTCTTCGGGGCTCCGAAGCACCTGAAGGACCCCCAACTGTTCCACAAGATGTCGCTCATTCCGGTGCTCGCCTGGGTAGGGCTGGGGGCGGACGGCCTCTCCTCGTCGTCCTACGGTCCCGAGGAGGCCTATCGGGCGCTCGGCTCCCACACCTACCTGGCCATCCTCTTGGGGATCGCCACGGCGCTCACCGTCTTCATCATCTCCTATGCCTATTCGCGCATCATCGAACACTTCCCTCACGGAGGGGGTGGCTACATCGTCGCGACGCACATGCTGGGGGAAAAGGCAGGGGTTGTCTCCGGGGCTGCGCTTCTGGTTGACTATGTCCTGACCATCACCATCTCCATTGCGGCTTGTACCGACGCCCTCTTCAGCTATGTACCTGCTCATCTGCAGCACGCAAAGATTGCCTTCTCCTGCATACTGGCGGTCATTCTCATCGTGATGAACATCCGCGGCATCAAGGAATCGGTAACGGTAATGGCCCCGATATTCCTGGTTTTCGTGATCACCCACCTAATCCTCCTGGTGGATGGCGTCTTCACTCACGCCGACCGTATCGGCCCCCTTACCCAGAACTTCCATGCCGGCATCACCCACGACATCTCCAGCATCGGACTCTTCGGCATTCTGATGCTATTTCTGCGGGCCTACTCCCTAGGGGGCGGTACCTACACCGGGATCGAGGCGGTTTCCAACGGTCTAATGATAATGCGGGAGCCGCGGGTGCAAACCGGCAAACGTACCATGGTTTACATGGCAACCTCACTCGCCTTCACCGCGGGGATGCTCTTTCTTTGCTACTCATTGATGGGAGTAAAACCGGTGGAGGGGAAGACGCTCAACGCAGTGCTGGCTGACGGCCTTTTCGCCCACTGGCCCATGGGGGGCAGTCTCGCCTTCATCACCATCTTCTCGGAGGGCGCCCTTCTGATCCTGGCAGCCCAGGCCGGGTTCGTGGACGGGCCCCGGGTCATGTCCAACATGGCGGTGGATTCCTGGTTTCCACATCGATTCGCCGCACTGTCGGTTCGACTCACCATGCGCAACGGAATCATCCTGATGGGGTCGGCCGCCATTACGCTCCTTTTGTACACGGGTGGGTCGGTATCCGCGCTGGTGGTCATGTACTCCATCAACGTGTTCCTGACCTTCTCGCTGTCGCAGCTCGGGATGTCCAAGTTCTACATCCAGCGCCGCAGCGAGGATCCGCAATGGGTGCGGCACCTCTCTGTGCATTTGGTGGGTCTCATCCTCTGCGCCACCATCCTAATGATCACCACGATCGAAAAATTCACCGAGGGAGGATGGCTCACGCTGCTCATCACGTCGGTCGTGATCGCGTGCTGCTATGTCATCAAGGGGCACTATCTGTCGGTGCGCCGCGGCATGGCCCAGCTCGACGAGGCGCTGCTCGACTTCCCGACCACCGGTCCGGTAAACGAGGCGGCTCCGGCCCGCAACGACCCCACGGCCATCCAGTTGGTCTCGGCTTATAGCGGCTTCGGGATCCACACCCTACTCTCTATCGTCACCACCTTCCCCAAGACGTACAAGAACGTCATCTTCGTGTCCGTGGCGGTCATCGATTCCGGTTCCTTCAAGGGAGCGGAGGAGATGGAGGCGCTGGAGAGCTCCGCACGGGACGGGTTGGCGAAGTACGTGGACCTGGCCCGCAGGCTCGGCTTCGCCGCGGACTACCGGATGGTGGTGGCGACCGACGTGGTGGAGAGCGTGGTCGAGGCCTGCAAGGAGATCGGGGAGGAGTATCCCCGCTCCACCGTCTTCACCGGGCAACTCACCTTCCGGCTGGAGAAGTTCTACCACCGCATGCTGCACAACGAGACCGCCTTCGCCATCCAGCGCCGCCTGCAGTGGGATGGGCTCACTACCGTGATCCTCCCGATACGGGTGAGCATCTAA